A single genomic interval of Lathyrus oleraceus cultivar Zhongwan6 chromosome 7, CAAS_Psat_ZW6_1.0, whole genome shotgun sequence harbors:
- the LOC127103720 gene encoding uncharacterized protein LOC127103720 gives MPTHGDASVSAIEESDQGELILKVEEIQTPIARIGAQLLKSCLVPKELVNDENDKGLRNFIQQMLDQGELQINRRVKNKGEEEIAVMVDILYDEVKVDILYDEVNVDIPYDEVNVEIPISPLVIECPAPFAYKDEKAVSWIYQPRAFKQGQEDRPVVINEPNVTLIVGLDGMTRSGRVFAPRVVDASTKAKGKEIATPVQIPVPNQEMQDLHLSPKAAVTREEAEEFLRIIKKSDYKVVDQLNQTPSKISMLSLLLNSEAHRNSLLKVLSATHITKDITIEQFDDVIACVTTGNFLGFNDDELPVEGKNHNKALHISLKCIDTILSRVLVDTGAVTSTLHQKLKFITNDKMIVIGGEEDILVSHLTSFQYIEVDGEITETPFQYLEVVNMMVVQQTLETPKSGPSMASWQGAKAVMERENAQDWGKVVEVNQKRDKFGLGYDPSSIEVGNQHDKEQIPPIEETFTNAGHIFGNQVAMINV, from the exons ATGCCAACACATGGAGATGCTTccgtcagtgccattgaggagagtgatcAGGGAGAACTGATTCttaaggttgaagagattcaaacccctatcGCCAGGATAGGGGCACAGCTGCTAAAAAGTTGTCTAGTCCCGAAGGAGCTAGTCAATGATGAGAATGATAAAGGGTTGAGgaattttatacaacaaatgctgGATCAAGGCGAGTTACAAATCAATCGTCGTGTCAAGAACAAGGGAGAGGAAGAGATAGCCGTCATGGTGGACATCCTTTATGATGAGGTTAAGGTGGACATCCTTTATGATGAGGTTAATGTGGACATCCCTTATGATGAGGTTAATGTGGAAATCCCTATAAGCCCATTGGTGATAGAGTGTCCAGCACCGTTTGCGTATAAAGATGAGAAGGCGGTATcatggatatatcagcccagagcttttaagcaagGGCAGGAAGACCGACCCGTGGTAATCAATGAACCAAATGTCACCTTAATTGTGGGGCTAGATGGAATGACGCGTAGTGGCCGAGTGTTCGCACCAAGGGTTGTTGATGCTTCTACAAAAGCCAAAGGGAAAGAAATTGCTACTCCTGTCCAAATTCCTGTCCCCAATCAAGAAATGCAAGACTTGCACCTATCTCCTAAAGCCGCAGTCACTCGCGAGGAGGCCGAGGAATTTCTAaggataatcaagaaaagtgattataaagTGGTGGACCAACTGAATCAAACACCTTCAAAAATCTCCATGTTATCTCTGTTGCTAAACTCAGAAGCACACAGGAATTCGTTATTGAAAGTGTTAAGCGCAACACATATCACGAAAGACATAACGATAGAACAGTTTGATGATGTGATAGCGTGCGTAACCACTGGAAATTTTTTGGGGTTTAACGATGATGAACTGCCAGTTgagggaaagaaccataacaaggccctaCATATCTCCTTGAAATGCATAGACACTATACTATCAAGGGTATTAGTAGACACAG GCGCTGTCACCTCCACTTtacaccaaaagctaaaattcattacaaatgacaagatgattgtgATTGGCGGGGAGGAGGATATCTTGGTTAGCCACTTAACATCTTTCCAAtatatcgaggtggatggcgagataACCGAGACACCATTCCAGTATTTGGAAGTGGTAAATATGATGGTTGTCCAACAGACATTGGAGACTCCGAAGTCAGGACCATCCATGGCCTCGTGGCAAGGAGCTAAGGCTGTGATGGAAAGGGAAAATGCTCAAGACTGGGGCAAAGTGGTGGAAGTGAACCAGAAGCGAGACAAGTTTGGGTTAGGGTATGACCCATCGTCAATTGAAGTCGGTAACCAACACGATAAAGAGCAGATTCCTCCTATAGAAGAAACGTTCACCAACGCTGGCCACATTTTTGGCAACCAGGTGGCAATGATTAATGTTTAA
- the LOC127103721 gene encoding uncharacterized protein LOC127103721, producing the protein MESEKKKTFQIKAKVPCVKKFIAFRDGLTNIRRDAFTLKYGKILHLLSVPVQKDAITALAQFYDPPLRSFLFRDFQLAPTLEEFGRILDSPKQKKGPYKGLGQIPKPEELAEVLSILVKDLTPNIKIWGKVQGIPQEYLEKTAQSFAEAQKWEAHDTIMALLIFGLVLFPNMEKLIDAAAISVFWAIKVKNEDPVPALLADVYHTLHLRFEKKGGLMLCCIPLLYQWFVSHVFKEVDTIESMDGYEWSQKLVGLTENTIIWYPHGLNVGDTITSCGEFLNVPLIGSKGCINYNPVLAVRQLGYPITYKPDDQLLEGFVFHDMEDPVMLRRVIRAWEKVRFRGQDKGKGVIGDREPYHQWVTRRSQEIKLPFILDPPTQPPPPEPIPISMEEVEALRATIARLGRENEELQTSFQQVSNERNEIKWELERKKAQLEVTEEKVDKEEHKRKKVKVGMEEADHCLEIIKEQLRQVEKECQKNKRWWLRATEEKKEVREILEAKVQDLTISLHNAETQAEHERRLKERALEASRVTPTTWAEKCQEAKDAREVA; encoded by the coding sequence ATGGAGTCAGAAAAGAAGAAAACATTCCAAATCAAAGCTAAGGTACCGTGTGTGAAGAAGTTCATTGCATTCAGAGATGGGTTGACTAATATCCGTCGAGACGCATTCACACTCAAATATGGGAAGATTCTACACTTGTTGTCTGTACCAGTACAAAAGGATGCTATTACCGCACtagcccagttttatgatccacCACTCAGAAGTTTCCTCTTTAGAGATTTCCAGTTGGCCCCGACTTTGGAAGAATTCGGAAGAATATTGGACTCTCCTAAGCAGAAGAAGGGACCATACAAGGGGTTAGGTCAAATCCCTAAACCCGAAGAGTTGGCAGAAGTATTAAGCATCCTAGTCAAAGATCTAACCCCTAACATCAAAATTTGGGGGAAGGTACAAGGAATTCCACAAGAGTACCTGGAGAAGACTGCTCAAAGTTTTGCTGAAGCCCAGAAGTGGGAAGCCCATGATACTATTATGGCTTTGCTTATTTTTGGATTGGTGTTATTCCCCAATATGGAGAAGTTAATTGATGCAGCAGCTATTAGCGTGTTTTGGGCCATCAAGGTTAAGAATGAAGATCCAGTTCCCGCACTCCTAGCAGATGTTTATCACACCTTGCACTTACGCTTTGAGAAGAAGGGAGGACTTATGTTATGTTGCATACCACTCCTTTACCAATGGTTTGTCTCTCATGTGTTCAAAGAAGTTGATACAATTGAAAGTATGGATGGATATGAGTGGTCTCAAAAGCTAGTAGGACTCACTGAAAATACCATTATTTGGTATCCTCATGGTTTGAATGTGGGAGATACAATTACTAGTTGTGGAGAATTTCTGAATGTACCATTAATAGGGTCAAAAGGATGcattaactacaatcctgttttaGCAGTAAGGCAGTTGGGTTATCCTATCACATACAAGCCAGATGACCAGTTGTTAGAAGGTTTTGTGTTCCATGATATGGAGGATCCCGTTATGCTGAGAAGGGTTATCCGAGCCTGGGAGAAAGTTCGCTTCAGAGGACAAGACAAAGGAAAGGGTGTCATAGGGGATAGAGAACCCTATCATCAATGGGTCACCAGAAGAAGTCAAGAGATCAAGCTGCCATTCATCCTCGATCCTCCAACTCAACCTCCACCACCAGAACCCATCCCTATCTCCATGGAAGAAGTGGAAGCGTTGAGAGCTACTATAGCAAGACTTGGACGAGAAAATGAAGAGCTACAGACCAGCTTccagcaagtttcaaatgaaagaAATGAAATAAAGTGGGAACTAGAGAGGAAGAAGGCCCAGCTTGAAGTGACTGAGGAAAAGGTCGACAAGGAAGAACATAAGAGAAAGAAAGTGAAGGTAGGCATGGAAGAAGCTGATCACTGCCTAGAAATCATTAAAGAGCAGTTGAGACAAGTTGAGAAAGAATGCCAAAAGAATAAGCGATGGTGGCTACGAGCTACAGAAGAGAAAAAAGAAGTTAGAGAGATATTGGAGGCTAAAGTACAAGATCTCACTATCTCCCTCCATAATGCTGAGACCCAAGCCGAGCACGAGCGCCGACTTAAGGAAAGAGCCCTTGAAGCTTCTCGAGTCACACCTACAACTTGGGCCGAGAAATGTCAAGAAGCAAAAGATGCTAGAGAAGTTGCTTAA